A section of the Agromyces aurantiacus genome encodes:
- a CDS encoding peptidylprolyl isomerase: MAANDRQAREERARLRTYQARQEVHRRSVRRRKRDDVIAGIALVVVLALATGAQLLYFSAGPGAPEAATPTPTPTATPVPVPSADLAEDRTWVGALTLNDTALSIELDGAAAPQAVSSTISLVQSGFYDGLTCHRLTTEGIFVLQCGDPNGDGSGGPGYSYGPIENAPEDGVYPAGTIAMARQSGNAESQGSQFFIVYEDTTLPADAAGGYTVIGRVTSGLDELRADITDYGTADGSTDGAPVRPVSITDFAVE, translated from the coding sequence GTGGCAGCGAACGACCGTCAGGCGCGCGAGGAGCGTGCGCGCCTCCGCACCTACCAGGCCCGCCAGGAGGTGCACCGCCGCTCGGTGCGCCGTCGGAAGCGCGACGACGTGATCGCGGGCATCGCCCTCGTCGTCGTGCTGGCGCTCGCGACGGGAGCGCAACTGCTCTACTTCAGCGCCGGACCGGGGGCCCCCGAGGCCGCCACGCCCACCCCGACGCCGACCGCCACGCCCGTGCCGGTGCCGTCGGCCGACCTCGCCGAGGACCGCACGTGGGTCGGCGCGCTGACCCTGAACGACACCGCCCTCTCGATCGAGCTCGACGGTGCCGCTGCGCCGCAGGCCGTCTCGAGCACCATCAGCCTCGTGCAGTCGGGCTTCTACGACGGCCTCACCTGCCATCGCCTCACGACCGAGGGCATCTTCGTGCTCCAGTGCGGCGACCCGAACGGCGACGGGTCGGGCGGCCCGGGCTACAGCTACGGCCCGATCGAGAACGCCCCCGAGGACGGCGTCTACCCCGCCGGCACCATCGCGATGGCCCGCCAGTCCGGCAACGCCGAGAGCCAGGGCAGCCAGTTCTTCATCGTCTACGAGGACACCACGCTGCCCGCCGACGCGGCCGGCGGGTACACCGTCATCGGCCGCGTGACCTCCGGCCTCGACGAGCTCCGTGCGGACATCACCGACTACGGCACCGCCGACGGCTCCACCGACGGCGCCCCCGTGCGCCCGGTGAGCATCACGGACTTCGCGGTCGAGTAG
- a CDS encoding DUF349 domain-containing protein: MTDSAQQPWGRVDETGTVFVRTSEGEREVGQYPDATPEEALAYFERKYADLAGAVGLLEQRVRRGAPAADVAKAVATLQESVANAHAVGDLESLTRRLDALSGTTQELTAQQQAEAKAALQEAIAERTRIVEQAEALAAQDPAKTQWKQTSAELDALFAQWQQHQQNGPRLPKGEGNELWKRFRTARSTIEAHRKAFFAELDAAHRDVRQRKQRLIERAEALAPRGADGVAEYRSLLDEWKLAGRAGKKVDDALWAKFKAAGDVLFQAKAEVDAKDDEEYRANLTEKLALLDEAEKLLASKDARAARSALNGIQRRWDEVGRVPRDQVRPVEDRLRKVENHVRALEDERWEREDPEKKARSEGMLGQLQEAIAKLESELADAEAAGDAKAAASAREALDARRAWLKAVGG, translated from the coding sequence GTGACCGATTCAGCACAGCAACCGTGGGGCCGCGTCGACGAGACGGGCACCGTCTTCGTGCGGACCAGCGAGGGCGAGCGCGAGGTCGGGCAGTACCCCGATGCCACGCCCGAGGAGGCGCTGGCGTACTTCGAGCGCAAGTACGCCGACCTCGCCGGCGCGGTCGGGCTGCTCGAGCAGCGGGTGCGTCGCGGTGCTCCGGCGGCGGATGTCGCGAAGGCCGTGGCCACGCTCCAGGAGAGCGTCGCCAACGCCCACGCGGTCGGCGACCTCGAGTCGCTCACGCGCCGCCTCGACGCCCTGTCGGGCACCACCCAGGAGCTCACGGCGCAGCAGCAGGCCGAGGCGAAGGCCGCGCTGCAGGAGGCGATCGCCGAGCGCACGCGCATCGTCGAGCAGGCCGAAGCCCTCGCCGCGCAGGACCCGGCCAAGACGCAGTGGAAGCAGACCAGCGCCGAGCTCGATGCGCTCTTCGCGCAGTGGCAGCAGCACCAGCAGAACGGTCCGCGCCTGCCGAAGGGCGAGGGCAACGAGCTCTGGAAGCGGTTCCGCACCGCCCGGTCGACCATCGAGGCGCACCGCAAGGCCTTCTTCGCCGAGCTCGACGCCGCCCACCGCGACGTGCGTCAGCGCAAGCAGCGGCTCATCGAACGCGCCGAGGCGCTCGCACCCCGGGGCGCCGACGGCGTCGCGGAGTACCGGTCGCTCCTCGACGAGTGGAAGCTGGCGGGCCGCGCCGGCAAGAAGGTCGACGACGCGCTGTGGGCGAAGTTCAAGGCCGCCGGCGACGTGCTCTTCCAAGCGAAGGCCGAGGTCGACGCGAAGGACGACGAGGAGTACCGCGCGAACCTCACCGAGAAGCTCGCGCTCCTCGACGAGGCCGAGAAGCTGCTGGCCTCGAAGGACGCCCGAGCCGCGCGCAGCGCACTGAACGGCATCCAGCGCCGCTGGGACGAGGTCGGCCGCGTGCCGCGCGACCAGGTCCGTCCGGTCGAGGACCGGCTGCGCAAGGTGGAGAACCACGTGCGTGCCCTCGAGGACGAGCGCTGGGAGCGCGAGGACCCCGAGAAGAAGGCGCGGTCCGAGGGCATGCTCGGCCAGCTGCAGGAGGCGATCGCGAAGCTCGAGTCCGAGCTCGCGGACGCCGAGGCGGCGGGCGATGCGAAGGCGGCGGCCTCGGCGCGCGAGGCGCTCGACGCGCGGCGTGCGTGGCTGAAGGCCGTGGGCGGCTGA